TTAACTTGTTTGATTAAATCTTTTATTTCTTTGTCTGGTAATTTAATTACTCCGAGTTTTTTAAGTATAAGCAAGAAAGAAGCTAAGGAAAGACCAAGTCCGGCACGGGGTTGATTAGATGGATTGGTTTTGGTACTAAAACAAAAACGGGAAATATTGTCTTTTTCGGCTTTTTTAAATAAGGTACTGTTTTTATCTCCGGTTAAAGCCAGTAGTTGAGCACCTCTTTTTTTAGCTTTGTCATAAGCGACTAAGACTTCTTCGGTAGTTCCGGAATAAGAAGAAAGGATGTAGAGAGTTTTTTTATTAACATGACCATTAAGTTCATAACCTGGTTCAATAATTAAGGGGATTTTAAGTTTATTTTGCCAAATTGATTTAATAATCTCCGCTCCAAGATTGGAACCACCCATACCGTTAACAACTATTTTATCTATGTTTTTAACAGAGGGTTTTATGATAAGGTTTTTTTCATCACTAAAAACCGCTGCCATTTGATCCGGCAACTTACTTAAAGATTCTTCAAAGACTGGGAAACGCATTGAGCGCTTGAGAGCGAGAAACATAATATAGATAGTGTAGCGGATTTTAGGAAAGAAATCAAGCTTAGTTGCCTACTTAGATGATTTGTTTTTTTAGGGCTTTATCAAGCTCAACTTCTAAAACAATTTTCTCCCCCTTTCTTCCTTTTCTTTATCAGTAAAAATTCTAACTGTACCATACTCTCCGTCATAGCCGGGTTTAATAGTTAATTTACCCTCTCTTACTCTCTTAATACCTTCGGTAATCTGGGGAAAAGTTTTATTTATAGTTTTAAGATCAGTGTCTAGGAGTATGGTTAGTTCTGATCCTAGCTCTTTCGTCATTGCCTCATAAATCTGTTGAACCTTTTTAGAGAAGCGACTTTTAATATTTAATGATTCAGCGATTATCTTATCCAACTCCACAATTTTTACAAAAGGCGATACCTTTTCTGGTCTTTCTCCTTCTTTTCTGTCTGCTAGTTCTTCAACTCTGTTTAATACCCCAATAACCAACGGCTTATTGCATTTTGGACAAAGATTTTGGTGTTTTTTAGATTCTTTAGGTTCAAAACTTATATTACAAGCCCGATGTCCGTCGTAATGGTACATGCCTTCTTCCGGATAGAACTCTATGGTTTTAATAATTTTTTCTGTTTTTTTGTAGCGGATAATATCATAAATTTCTTGGTAGCTTGGTTCTTTACTTAAAGAAAAAACACTAGCTTCTCTAGCCAAATTAGCTAAAGAGTGGGCGTCTGAAGAAGAAAGCAGGGTAAGGTTATCTAAACCAAAGATTCGCCAATTCATGTCGGGGTCACTGGAAATACCGGTTTCATAGGCATAGATATGTTCAGTTTGTTCATGAAAACATTCTTCTACTGAGTTAAAGCCGGATTTTGAACCAAACATAGAAAACCAAGGAGTCCAGATATGGGCGGGGTAGATTAAGAAATTGGGATCAATGGATAAACAAAGTTTAACTAGAGCAGGGCAGCTCATACCGAGAATAGGTCTTCCGTCTGAACGGATATTGTAGTGTTTATCCAGATAGTCGTTTAAAGTTTTAACCGCTTTAAGGTTAGGAGCGGTAACCATAATGTGTACTCTTCGGGCTTTTCCGCCATCTTTGTATATTAAAGATAATTCGGTAGAGAGAATAAATTTAATGGAGTTGTCTTGAGAGGTTTTTAGCCTATATAATCCCGAAGAGTTAATTTCTTCAAGTTGGTTATTAATATCTCTAAACCAAGCCGGATAGGTAAAGTCACCGGTAGCAATAATATCGATACCCTTAACCCTACAATTAGCTTCAATATTAGGTAGAGTAAGCCTAGGACTGCAGGCCCGGGAATATTTGGAATGGATATGGAGATCTAGAATGTGGTTCATGGGGTTATTGTAGCAAAAAAAGAGGTCAGAGGAAAGGTTTTTATTTAGGGCGATAATCATAAACACCTCAATAGGTTGAGGTGTTTAAGTATTTACCAGGTTATTAATATGGCTTATTAATTATTTCCTATGTTTCTCGCACCGGCAGTTTTTTCCAATAAAAGCTTCAAAATATTCTTTACCGTAATTATAGAAAAGTTCTTCCCCGACTTTAATATTTCGTGTAGCCCTAAATCTTATTCGTTTGGCGTATTGAATTGGTTCGCAGTTGGTTTTAATGCAAGCATGATTAATATAGCGGGCGAGGTTTGAGGGGTTATTACCGTCAATCGTCCAGGTCTTGCCTAAAGCGAACAAGTATTTGCCTTGTTTCTTTTGGGCCTGTTCATCGGTTAACAGAGGTCCTGTATATTCAATGATAAAAGAACCTTTTTTAATGGGTTCTATAACAAATAAACCAAGGCCGGAAGTGCCTCGTTTAACACATAATTTAGCACGTTGATCATTATTAATTGATTTCATAGCTAGCTTTTTTCGTAGTTAAATTTTTTCCTTTTTAATTTCTTTAGTTTTTTGACCTCAACAAATTCTGCTGTTTCATATTTAATTAAGACTCCTTGTGCTAACTTAGCTCCCTTTTTTATACTTATAGATTTATTAGTTGTATTTTTAAATATTAATTGTATTTCATCGTCATCACCACAAAAGAAGGGATCAATGATACCAACAGAATGAGGCATAACTAAACCTGTATGAGTTGGAGTGCTACTACGTGAAACAACTAATAATACATATCCTTTGGGTATAACTAAGGCAACATTGGATGGTATGCTTCGTATTTCATTGGGCTTAATAACTATGTTGGTTCTGCATAAAAAATCAAAGCCAGCTGCCCTTTTTTCGTATTCTGGGAGTGATATATTTTCATCAAAGCGTTTTATTTTAATTTTCATATATCTTCTACTATTATTTTTTAATGGTGTAATGAGCCTTACTCTTTCTTTTTAGTTATAAACATTACAACTAAGGAAGCAATAAATATTGCGATAAAGGTGTAAAGAACCTTCATGAAGGCTTCTTTAGCCATTTCATTGGTAATAACCTCCCAAATTGTTAAGATCGCAATGAATAAGGTAACCAAGGAGAATAGGATCAATAAGATCCCTATAAATTGCTTAATTTTTGACATAGAGTTAAATTAATTATTAATAAATAAATTTTATAGATAACATAAAAACTAACTAAATTTTATCAATATTTAGCTAATTTTACAAGGACATTTATATATTTCTTTAAAAACACTAAGTCTCTTCTCTAAATAAAGGAATTATTTATTTTTATTTACAACCAGCTTCTTCATATATTTTCCCCTAAAGTGATTCACTCCTCTTAATAATTTCTTGTGCTATTTTTCTAAGTGAACGATTTGCATCTATAATGATTACACCTTTTTGTTTTAAATTATTTTCCCATTTGGTTTTCTGACTAAATATCCATTTTTGAACCTCAGTTGTTCGTCCAAATTCATTTATTTCACGAGCTTTAAGTCTTTCACGAAGTATATTTTGGTTTGTTTTTAATAAAAATACTTTATTAAATAATGGGAGTAAATCATCTAGATTTGAGGCGGTTCCACAGTAGAATATGATTCCTTCTGAATTTTTACGAATAAGGCTTTGTAGTCTTTTTTTATTACAGATCCAATCGCTTTGTTTTACATTTTCAAGATTATCATTGTCATAATTTTTAAATGGTTTATTTGTTCCTTTGTGAGTTATGGTAAATAAACCGTTAATATCTTCAATTCCAAATGCTTTGTGGCCAAGTTTATTTAGTTCGTTACAAATGGTAGATTTACCTGTACCAGCAATACCTGTTATTAATATTTGTTTGGCCATATACTATTTATTATTTTAATTTTCATGTTAGGTTTTTTGGTCTTCTGGTTTATTTTCAGCGTTGGTCGTTATTAAAATAATAATCCAGAACTCCCAGCTGTAGGGTAAATATTTTTTCAGGTGATTTTTCAAATATATTTTTTAGTTCAGATTTCTTAATCCACTTAATATCTTTACATTCTTCTTGCTGCGCAATCGGTTCTTTATTTTCAACCCTACAAATAAAAACAAATCCAATCCAAGGTTCCCCGCCTTTTATTTGCTGTTGACAACAGAATGGTTGAAAGGCAAAAGAGCCATCATTTTTTGGAGAATGTGTTTTGGTTTTTATATTAGGAAATATTTCTAAAATTTTTAATCCGGTTTCTTCCAATACCTCTCTATAAAGAGCATCATAAACATTTTCGTATTTATCAATCCAACCAGCCGGAATTTCTAAAGTTCCGGAATACTCAGGATCTTTTTCCGGCTTCCATCTGGTTTGCATCAAAATTTCAGTTTCACCGTTATGCTCTCTTTCTATTATAGCCGAAACAACAGGGAAACAAGTGTTAATTGTATTTATTTCAGTCATATTACTGATTAGTTAATAGTCTGGTAATTAAATATTTTTTAAGATAGTAGCTAAATTTTATCAATATTTAGCCAATTATGCAAATAAAATAGGCTTGTTTTGCTTCTCTTGGTTTTTCTGCTACACTGAAGCTATGATTATTTTTTTATACGGTCCGGACGATTTTCGGGCAAGACGAAAAATTATTGAGCTTAAAGCTAAATTTGTAACCGAAGTGGATTCGGAGGGTTTAAGCGTTTCTTATTTGGACGGGCAGACTGCTACGCTTGAGGTATTTAACGAAATAATCACCCCCAAGTCTTTATTCTCAGATAAGCGCTTAGTGGTTATTGATAATTTACTTCGTAATAAGAATAAAGAGTTTATAACTGAAGCAGCAGATTTTTTTATTAAGGAAAAAGATAGTGAAAATATTTTGGTTGTATATGAAGAAAGTTTTATTGAGAAAAAAACCGGTGGTAAGGTTTCTATTATGAAACCGGGGGCAGGAGATCGTTTATCTCCTCTTAACAAAGCCGAGAAAAAGCTTTTTGATAGCCTTTCCAAAGGACCCTTTGTCCAGCCCTTTATGAAATTATCTGGTAGTGACTTAACTAAGTATCTGGCGGTTTTAGCTAAAGAACAAAAGGTTTCCTTAACCGTACCGGCCGCTAATCTCTTAGTGCGTTTTTTGGGTGATGATCTTTGGCTTTTATCTAATGAACTCTCTAAGTTGTCTGCTTATGTCTTGGCTCAATATAATAAAAAAGAGAAACAAAAGGAGAAACAGACTACGGAAAAAAACCCTTCTTCCCCAATTATCTCCGAAGCTGAAGTTAAAGAACAAACTGGCAAAACTTCTTCTGAAAGTATTTTTTCCCTAACAGATGCTTTAGCTAATCGGCAAAACGCTTTGGCACTAGAGTTTCTTAACCAACAGTTTAAGGCTGGTGTACATCCCCAGTATTTAGTTACTATGATGCTTTGGCAATTTAAGACCTTAGCGATGGTTAGAGAAGCCCTAGATAACGGAGTTTCACAAACCGAGCTTAAAAAGGCTTTAAAGCTTCATCCTTATGTTATTGAAAAAAGTATTAACCAGGTAAGGCGCTTTAGTCTATCTGCTATTAAAAAGGTTATTAACGAATTACTTGAACTTGATCTTAAAAATAAAACCGGCCAAGGAGAACTAAACGTTCTTTTGCCGGTAACGGTAGCTAAGTTTTAGGTAAGAAAAAGTAGTTAATAAACAGTGGTTAATGATAAAAAAATAAGGGCTAAGCCCTTATTTTTATTTCTTACCTAAAGCGGCGTTAAGTTTTTTGTGAAGACGAGACTTCTTCCTGCCGGCTGTATTCTTTTTGATCAAACCGGTTTTAGCGGCTTTATCTAAAGTCTTGGCGGTTTGTCTTAGAAGCTCTTTAGCTCCTTCTTCTCCGGCGGCAATGGCCTTTTTGGTTTTCTTGGTTAAAAGATTAATTTTATCTTTTACCTCAAGGTTAGCGGCCGCTCTTTTCAAACCCTTACGCAGCTCTTTCTTGGCTGATGGTTTATTTGGCATATTATATGATAATAATTAAGCAATACCAGGATTCTAGTATACATAGCAATATTCAGCTGAATATTGAGACTTAAGTTAATAAATTTGTCTAAATTTCTATACTTAGCTTATTTTAACTATATTATAGTTAACTTTTTTTGTCAATATTTCTTGGTCTTATATAGTAAGAGATAAAGTATTTTTAAGTAATTTACGGACTAATTCTGGGTATTGACAGTATTAAAATTATATGTAATAATGATTAATTCTTTAAAAACCAAAAAAACAAAGGAGAATCATCATGGACATTTTAGTGTATTTAATTTCTATTTTGCCGTTTATATTGGTAATACTACTTGTTCTTATAGTAGTTCGTCTTGCGGCTAAATACCGCGTTGTTGTACCAACCAATATGGTTGACATAGTGCAGTCAAGAAGAAATACCACTTCATATGGCACTGGACAAGAAGGTAAGAATGTGTATTTTGCTTGGCCAAGCTGGATACCTCGTATAGGTGTCACAGTTATTAAACTTCCTGTTTCAAACTTCGATCTTTCCCTAAAGGACTACGAAGCATATGATAAGGACAGAGTACCTTTTATGGTTGACGTGACAGCGTTCTTTCGTATTACAGATACAAGAATTGCTGCGCAAAGAGTAAAAAGCGTGGAAGATCTTACTCACCAATTACGCTTAATAGTTCAAGGTGCTGTTCGAAAGGTTCTTGCTTCGGACGTTATTGATGAAGTTATGACACAGCGTTCAAAATTTGGCGAACAGTTTACTGCAGAAGTTAAGGATCAGCTTGTAGAATGGGGAGTTGAATCAGTAAAATTCATGGAATTAATGGATATACGTGACTCCCATGAAAGTAGAGTTATCGCTAATATTATGGCAAAAAAAATATCTCATGTTGAGATGGAGAGCCGTCAAGAAGTAGCGAAAAACAACAAGCAAGCTAGAACTGCAGAAATTGAAGCCGAACAGGTTGTGGACATAAGGAAGCAGGAAGCAGAACAGGCTGTTGGAGAAAGAACAGCTGATAAAGATAAGGCGGTTGGGATTGCTAAAGAAACTTCTAAGCAAGAAGTTTTATCGGCAGAAAAAGTTACCAAAGAAAAGGAGATGCAAGTCAAGAAAGTTGATGAAGTGCAATCTGCAGAGATTAAGAAGGAGAGAGAAATTGTTGCTGCTGAAGAAGACAAGAAGACAAATGTGATTAGAGCTGAAGGACAACTTGAAGCTAAGCGTCATGAAGCTTCCGGTATTCAAGCTGAGGGTACGGCCAGAGCTGAATCTGAAAAATTAATGCAACTTGCTTCAGTTGAAGCCATGATTACGTTGGCGAAAGAAATTGGTGCTAACCCCAATTATCAAACCTACCTTGCTACCCTCGAAGCAATTAAAGCCTACATAGCTGTTGGTAGTAAGCAGGCAGAGGCTTTAAAAAATGCTGACGTTAAAGTCATATCAAATGCAGGTAAGCCAACTGAAGGTTTTAAGGGTGTTATGGATATTTTTTCAAGCCAGGGAGGAGCAGAGCTTGGAGCCATGGTTGAGGCTTTTGCTCAAACACCAACAGGAGAAAAATTCCTTCATAAGTTAGGTGTTGATATGCCAAAACAACCGGTGAGTCAAGAAGAAAAAGATGTTAAAGTTGTTAAAAATTCAACAGAATAAATAGCAATTTTTTAATTTTAAATAAGTATAAAATAAACCATTTGACACGATAAGTACGTCAAATGGTTTTTTATTTATAAAAGTTTAAGATAATCCAGCCCAAGATAGCCAACTTCAACATCTGTCATTTTTCCACTTCGTAGAAGTTCTCTGAATTCCTTAAGAGGCATTATAGTAACTTCGGCAAATTCTTGGTCGTCCAGTGTTTGTTCCTCAGTTTTTTTACAATCTCTAACCACAACACAATACCGGCGCCTGGTGGAATAAGCGCAGTCTAATACTTCCGTCACTAGTTCGGCTTGGCCTGTATAACCGGTTTCTTCTTTTAGTTCCCTTAGAGCCGCTTCCTCGGGTGTTTCTCCTTCATCCATACCTCCTCCGGGCAGTTCGTTGAGAATTTCCTTGGGCCCTGGTCTGAATTGTTTAGCGAGAATAATCTTTTGATCTTCAGTTACTGCTACAATAGCAACGGCTTGACCTTCTTTTTTAATATAAAAATCAACTTCTTGTTCATTAGGCATTTTAAAGATAACTTTTTCAATTTCTTTACCATACTTACTTTTAAAAACAGTTTCCCGAGAGATTTCTTCCCATTCTTTAATTTCCATATAATTGTATTTATTATTATTCTTCTAATAGTAGTTAATAAGTATGCTTTTGTAAAGATTGACAAAGCCGTAAATTAAGACTATGATTTAAGTAGTTTTAAGACTTGTTTAATTCTAAACCTATGGAACCGATAGTGCAAGAAATATTTGAACTAGTAATGATTAAGCTCCGTGAACAGGCAGCTTATACTCGTGATGCTTATAAAGAAGTTGTTATTGAAACCATTGATTATTTTACTGAACGCGGTAAGATCTCTGATGACGATAATCTGGAATTTATTGAAGATCAATTAATGGAGATGTGGGAAAGAGTGGAAGCTAATTTGGATTAAGTATTTTATTTTAAAAATAAAAAACGACCAAAAGGTCGTTTTTTTGTTTGCTTGTATTTATGTTATTTCTGATTCTATTTAATACCCAGATCTTTCTTTCTTTGTACTAATTTATCTAGTATCCCTTTACGGATGCGGATGTTAAGTGGTGTTACTTCTACTAGCTCATCGTCTGAGATGTATTCTAGACTTTCTTCAAGATCCATGGTTTTTGGTGCTTTAAAGTGTTCGCTTACACCGTCTCCTTTGGAGCGCATATTGGTTAGCTGTTTGGCTTTACAAACATTAATCTCTAAATCTCCGCTTCTTGAATGTTGTCCCACTACTTGTCCTTTATAGACAGGGATACCTGGTCCAAAGAAAAGTATGCCTCTGTCTTGGATGTTGAGTAGACCATAGAGGTTGGTAGTACCGTTTTCAAAAGCCACTAAAGAACCTCTTTCTCTTTCCGGCCAAGGAGCAGAATCTTGTTCGTATTTAAGAAAACTGGCGTTAATAATTCCCAAACCTCTGGTGTCGGATAAAAACTCTGAGCGATAGCCGAAAAGACCTCTGGTTGGGATAGTGAATTCCAAGAAAGTAATATTATTCTCCGTACGCATATCTTTCATTTCGCCATGACGACTGCCCAGTTTTTGAATTACCGAGCCGGCATATTCTTCAGGTACTTCCACTAAGACTTGTTCAAAAGGTACCAGGGTTTTATTATCTTGTTTCTTCACAATTACTTGCGGACGTGAAACTTGGAATTCAAAACCTTCTCTACGTAATCTTTCGATTAGGATAGCTAAGTGCAATTCTCCTCTACCGGAAACTGTCCAGCCTTCTCCACTTTTTTCATCAACTCGCAAGGCCATATCGTTCTCCAACTCTTTCATTAATCTTTCTTGGATTTGTCTTGAGGTACTGAACTTACCTTCTTTACCAGCAAAGGGTGAGTCATTAACGGAAAAAACCATTTGAACAGTTGGTTCCTCAATAGTTAAAACCGGTAAGGCTTGGGGATTGTCTGCATCGGCAATAGTTTCCCCGATCATAATGTCTTCCATCCCTGAAATAGCTACGATGTCGCCAGCCAAAGCTTCGGTAGCGTCGTTTCTTTCAAGACCCTGGTAGGTCATTAAAGAAACCAGACGATGGAAACTTGTCTTACCCTCTCTATTTATTCTGGCGATTTTTTGTCCGGCCTTAAGGGTACCGTTATATATTCTGCCGGTAGCTACTCTGCCTTTAAAAGCATCGCCGGTAATGGCGGTGATTAAAAGTTGAAGCGGAGCATCTGGTTGAACTTTTGGTGCGGGAATATTTTTTAAGATAGTTTCAAAAATCGGTGTAATGTCCTTCATCTCGGCTAGATTATCGTCATTGCCAGCCAAACCGTTTTTGGCGGAAGCATAGACAATGGGGAAGTCAATAATCTCATCCGAGGCTCCTAGCTCAACAAAAAGATCAAAGGTTTTATTTAAGGCATAATCAACACGAGCACCAGGTTTATCTATCTTATTAACCACTACGATAATTCGCAGGTTAAGTTCCAAAGCTTTTTTTAAAACAAAACGAGTTTGTGGCATAGGGCCTTCTTTGGCGTCAATTAACAAAAGACAGCCGTCTGCCATTTTTAAGACACGTTCAACTTCACCACCAAAGTCAGCGTGACCAGGGGTGTCAATAATATTTATCTTAGTTTCTTTGTAGATAACTGAAGCGTTTTTAGAAAAAATGGTAATACCACGTTCTTTTTCCAATTCATTGGAATCCATGATCAGTTCACGATCTGCAGTTTCCTTATTAAGACGAGTCTCGGACTGTTTTAATAAAGCATCCACCAAGGTGGTCTTACCGTGGTCTACGTGAGCGATAATGGCGATATTGCGAATAGAGTTCATAGGATTAAAAAAGACTTAAACAAAACATATAAAAAAGCCGCTTTTAAGCGACAGAAGATTTAATGCTTAATATACTTATTACTTTAATTATAGCTTATATTTTAGGGGTTGTCAATGTTATTTGCTATTGACTTTTTTAAGTGTTTTATAGTAGTATGATTTTAAATCAAAAAGGAGTTATTTTGAATTTATTATCAGTTCTTTATTTAGTTCTTTATCAACCCCAACTTGATCCTGGCGTTGACGGTGACATTCAACTTTGCGGATTGATTTTTTTGGTAATAGCTGCTTTGTTGGTAATGGTGGCTTTTGCAGGAAGCTCAGATGATGGTGGCTCAGATGGATGGGGTGATTAATTTATTAAATTTAATGAAGATGAAGGCAGCGCATTCTTATGAGTTGCCTTTTTTATTTCCCCAAAATAAACGCTAACAAAATAAGTCCCATTGCTATTCTGTACCAACCAAAGACGGTAAAGTCATGTTTTTGTATGTAGTTTAATAGGAATTTAATAGCTATAATAGCTGTTATAAAGGCGGTAATTGCCCCCACGGCTATCATTAACCATTCATTGGAGGAAAAACTGAAATCACTTTTATAAAGATCTAAAAAGGTTGCACCCGCCATAGTTGGGACGGCTAAAAGAAAAGAAAACTCCACTATGGTTTTTCTGTTTATTCCTAAAAGTAACCCTCCGATAATCGTAGCCCCTGATCTTGAAACTCCGGGAATAATCGCCAAGGCTTGAAAAAGACCTATCCCAATAGCAGTTTTAGGTTTAATTTCATCGTTATCTTTTTTTCTTTTAAGATGCCATTTTTCAAAAACTATAAGAGCTAGACCTCCGATAATTAAAGCCCAAGCCACTACGGTTAGGTTTTCTAAAAAGACATTTTTAATAATCGGGTAAGCCGCTAATCCGATAAGGGCGGTTGGTATAAAAGCGGTTAAGACTCTTAGGTTGGTTTTTTTATCTTTTAAAAATCTTTTACCATATAAAAACAAAACCGCCAAGATAGCGCCTAACTGGATATAGACCGTAAAGCTTTTAACAAAGTCGGTCATGGTTAAACCCAGGATCTCGGAAGTTATCATTAAATGCCCAGTTGAAGAAATAGGTAAGAACTCGGTAAAGCCCTCAACAATTCCCAAAATAATAGCTTCAAATAGTGTCATATTTTTCTTCTTAGG
This genomic window from Patescibacteria group bacterium contains:
- a CDS encoding SIS domain-containing protein — protein: MFLALKRSMRFPVFEESLSKLPDQMAAVFSDEKNLIIKPSVKNIDKIVVNGMGGSNLGAEIIKSIWQNKLKIPLIIEPGYELNGHVNKKTLYILSSYSGTTEEVLVAYDKAKKRGAQLLALTGDKNSTLFKKAEKDNISRFCFSTKTNPSNQPRAGLGLSLASFLLILKKLGVIKLPDKEIKDLIKQVKKSNKDLKNNSSSIKKLAKKLSDKETILIGGPLFEGNLKTLRNQWCENAKNYASYLVLSEMNHFAMEGLKYPSSNKKRLAALFFESSLNDKRINKRLDLTKEVIKKQNITVCSYSLVGSNALIQALVMLQLGGWLTYYLALENKVNPMEIPWVNWFKNKLSS
- a CDS encoding endonuclease Q family protein, translating into MNHILDLHIHSKYSRACSPRLTLPNIEANCRVKGIDIIATGDFTYPAWFRDINNQLEEINSSGLYRLKTSQDNSIKFILSTELSLIYKDGGKARRVHIMVTAPNLKAVKTLNDYLDKHYNIRSDGRPILGMSCPALVKLCLSIDPNFLIYPAHIWTPWFSMFGSKSGFNSVEECFHEQTEHIYAYETGISSDPDMNWRIFGLDNLTLLSSSDAHSLANLAREASVFSLSKEPSYQEIYDIIRYKKTEKIIKTIEFYPEEGMYHYDGHRACNISFEPKESKKHQNLCPKCNKPLVIGVLNRVEELADRKEGERPEKVSPFVKIVELDKIIAESLNIKSRFSKKVQQIYEAMTKELGSELTILLDTDLKTINKTFPQITEGIKRVREGKLTIKPGYDGEYGTVRIFTDKEKEERGRKLF
- a CDS encoding SET domain-containing protein-lysine N-methyltransferase, whose amino-acid sequence is MKSINNDQRAKLCVKRGTSGLGLFVIEPIKKGSFIIEYTGPLLTDEQAQKKQGKYLFALGKTWTIDGNNPSNLARYINHACIKTNCEPIQYAKRIRFRATRNIKVGEELFYNYGKEYFEAFIGKNCRCEKHRK
- a CDS encoding dUTP diphosphatase yields the protein MKIKIKRFDENISLPEYEKRAAGFDFLCRTNIVIKPNEIRSIPSNVALVIPKGYVLLVVSRSSTPTHTGLVMPHSVGIIDPFFCGDDDEIQLIFKNTTNKSISIKKGAKLAQGVLIKYETAEFVEVKKLKKLKRKKFNYEKS
- a CDS encoding AAA family ATPase, encoding MAKQILITGIAGTGKSTICNELNKLGHKAFGIEDINGLFTITHKGTNKPFKNYDNDNLENVKQSDWICNKKRLQSLIRKNSEGIIFYCGTASNLDDLLPLFNKVFLLKTNQNILRERLKAREINEFGRTTEVQKWIFSQKTKWENNLKQKGVIIIDANRSLRKIAQEIIKRSESL
- a CDS encoding NUDIX hydrolase, which translates into the protein MTEINTINTCFPVVSAIIEREHNGETEILMQTRWKPEKDPEYSGTLEIPAGWIDKYENVYDALYREVLEETGLKILEIFPNIKTKTHSPKNDGSFAFQPFCCQQQIKGGEPWIGFVFICRVENKEPIAQQEECKDIKWIKKSELKNIFEKSPEKIFTLQLGVLDYYFNNDQR
- the rpsT gene encoding 30S ribosomal protein S20 — encoded protein: MPNKPSAKKELRKGLKRAAANLEVKDKINLLTKKTKKAIAAGEEGAKELLRQTAKTLDKAAKTGLIKKNTAGRKKSRLHKKLNAALGKK
- a CDS encoding SPFH domain-containing protein, giving the protein MVILLVLIVVRLAAKYRVVVPTNMVDIVQSRRNTTSYGTGQEGKNVYFAWPSWIPRIGVTVIKLPVSNFDLSLKDYEAYDKDRVPFMVDVTAFFRITDTRIAAQRVKSVEDLTHQLRLIVQGAVRKVLASDVIDEVMTQRSKFGEQFTAEVKDQLVEWGVESVKFMELMDIRDSHESRVIANIMAKKISHVEMESRQEVAKNNKQARTAEIEAEQVVDIRKQEAEQAVGERTADKDKAVGIAKETSKQEVLSAEKVTKEKEMQVKKVDEVQSAEIKKEREIVAAEEDKKTNVIRAEGQLEAKRHEASGIQAEGTARAESEKLMQLASVEAMITLAKEIGANPNYQTYLATLEAIKAYIAVGSKQAEALKNADVKVISNAGKPTEGFKGVMDIFSSQGGAELGAMVEAFAQTPTGEKFLHKLGVDMPKQPVSQEEKDVKVVKNSTE
- a CDS encoding NUDIX hydrolase, coding for MEIKEWEEISRETVFKSKYGKEIEKVIFKMPNEQEVDFYIKKEGQAVAIVAVTEDQKIILAKQFRPGPKEILNELPGGGMDEGETPEEAALRELKEETGYTGQAELVTEVLDCAYSTRRRYCVVVRDCKKTEEQTLDDQEFAEVTIMPLKEFRELLRSGKMTDVEVGYLGLDYLKLL
- the typA gene encoding translational GTPase TypA, whose amino-acid sequence is MNSIRNIAIIAHVDHGKTTLVDALLKQSETRLNKETADRELIMDSNELEKERGITIFSKNASVIYKETKINIIDTPGHADFGGEVERVLKMADGCLLLIDAKEGPMPQTRFVLKKALELNLRIIVVVNKIDKPGARVDYALNKTFDLFVELGASDEIIDFPIVYASAKNGLAGNDDNLAEMKDITPIFETILKNIPAPKVQPDAPLQLLITAITGDAFKGRVATGRIYNGTLKAGQKIARINREGKTSFHRLVSLMTYQGLERNDATEALAGDIVAISGMEDIMIGETIADADNPQALPVLTIEEPTVQMVFSVNDSPFAGKEGKFSTSRQIQERLMKELENDMALRVDEKSGEGWTVSGRGELHLAILIERLRREGFEFQVSRPQVIVKKQDNKTLVPFEQVLVEVPEEYAGSVIQKLGSRHGEMKDMRTENNITFLEFTIPTRGLFGYRSEFLSDTRGLGIINASFLKYEQDSAPWPERERGSLVAFENGTTNLYGLLNIQDRGILFFGPGIPVYKGQVVGQHSRSGDLEINVCKAKQLTNMRSKGDGVSEHFKAPKTMDLEESLEYISDDELVEVTPLNIRIRKGILDKLVQRKKDLGIK
- a CDS encoding undecaprenyl-diphosphate phosphatase, yielding MTLFEAIILGIVEGFTEFLPISSTGHLMITSEILGLTMTDFVKSFTVYIQLGAILAVLFLYGKRFLKDKKTNLRVLTAFIPTALIGLAAYPIIKNVFLENLTVVAWALIIGGLALIVFEKWHLKRKKDNDEIKPKTAIGIGLFQALAIIPGVSRSGATIIGGLLLGINRKTIVEFSFLLAVPTMAGATFLDLYKSDFSFSSNEWLMIAVGAITAFITAIIAIKFLLNYIQKHDFTVFGWYRIAMGLILLAFILGK